The Solidesulfovibrio sp. DNA window GAATCCCGGGTCACGTCCCGGGAATTCGACTTCGACCGGCGGCTGGCCGCCGACCGGCCGGACCGCCGACGGCCGGCCTAAGGAACACGCATGATGGGACTCGTAACCGCCCTGGTCATGGCCGGGGCCACCATTGTCGGGCTGGTGATCCTCGGCGTCATCTTCCTGCTCGGCATCCGCCTGCTGCGCCCCGGCGCGGCCAAGCCGCGCGGCAACGACGCCGAGGAGGCCCGGCTCCTGCAAGAGATCCACCGCAGCCTGTCCCGGCTCGAAGAGCGGGTGGAGGCCCTGGAAACCTTGGTCCTCGACGGCAAGGCCGGCAGGGAGGACGAGCGATGAGACACTACAGCGAACTGCGCCTGGGCGAGCTCTACCGCTCGCGGTCGGGCCTGCTGCTTGGCGTGTGCAAGGGCCTGGCCCGCTTCCTGGACGTGCCGGTCTTCTGGCTGCGGGTCCTCGTCCTGGTGCTGACGCCCTTTACCGGCATATGGCCCATGGTCGCGGCCTATCTGATCGCCGGCTTCGTCATCAAGCCCGAGCCCGTGATCGCGCCGGACTCCGACGAGGAACGGGCCTTCTACGACGACTACGTCACGTCCCGGGCCAACGCGCTGACCCGGGTCAAGCGCCGCTTCGAGCGCCTGGACAAACGCATCCGGCGGCTGGAGGACCACGTCACCTCGCGCGAGTTCGACTTCGACCGCCGGCTGCGCCATCCCTGACCCCGGCGCCCGCCCGCCGCGCCCATGCGGGCAGGCGGGCGCCGCCAGGCGGCCTCGTGGCGCGCCCCCCGCAGCGGCGGCTCGCCATTTTTGGGCCCCCCTGAACCGATTCTTTCTCTAAGAAACGCGGTCGAATTGCTTCAGGGATGCCACGCTAGGC harbors:
- the pspC gene encoding envelope stress response membrane protein PspC, whose translation is MRHYSELRLGELYRSRSGLLLGVCKGLARFLDVPVFWLRVLVLVLTPFTGIWPMVAAYLIAGFVIKPEPVIAPDSDEERAFYDDYVTSRANALTRVKRRFERLDKRIRRLEDHVTSREFDFDRRLRHP